One window of the Candidatus Abyssobacteria bacterium SURF_5 genome contains the following:
- a CDS encoding carbon-nitrogen hydrolase family protein, with the protein MRVAAIQLCARFGDVPANLRKAERLLEEALEKGAQWAILPEFFTSAVGFHPSLLNAALPLEGPAHALMKKAAQRHHAYVGGSFICRRGDDNYNTFVLVFPDGSYVTHDKDMPTMWENCYYIGGNDDGVLDTPIGKVGAALCWEYVRTQTARRLKGKVEMIIGGTCWWDFPRGQKLPESLTLKNRRILFETPQRMARMVGAPVVHASHAGDFVGDTPYLPLKYDSMYLGETQIVDATGNVLARRTREEGEGVITAEIQPGKVSATEEIPDRFWIPDLPLQIRFAWFYQNLHGRRYYRKMKAAGMLGVAPLSRQEQAAAH; encoded by the coding sequence ATAAGAGTCGCCGCGATTCAGTTGTGCGCGAGATTCGGGGACGTGCCGGCGAACCTGCGGAAAGCCGAACGCTTATTGGAGGAAGCCCTTGAGAAGGGCGCGCAATGGGCGATTTTACCTGAGTTTTTCACGTCGGCCGTGGGTTTTCATCCGAGTTTGTTAAACGCGGCGCTGCCACTGGAAGGCCCCGCCCATGCGCTTATGAAAAAAGCGGCGCAGAGGCATCACGCATATGTCGGCGGCTCGTTCATCTGCAGGCGCGGAGATGACAACTACAACACCTTCGTGCTTGTGTTCCCCGACGGCTCATACGTGACGCATGACAAGGATATGCCGACCATGTGGGAGAACTGCTACTACATCGGCGGCAATGATGACGGCGTCCTTGACACGCCCATCGGGAAAGTCGGCGCGGCGCTGTGCTGGGAGTATGTGCGCACGCAAACGGCGCGGCGGCTGAAGGGAAAGGTGGAAATGATAATCGGCGGCACGTGCTGGTGGGATTTCCCGCGCGGCCAGAAGCTCCCCGAGTCGCTCACGCTGAAGAACCGGCGCATCCTCTTCGAGACCCCGCAACGCATGGCCCGGATGGTCGGCGCGCCGGTTGTTCACGCCTCACACGCGGGCGATTTTGTGGGGGATACTCCATATCTTCCACTGAAATATGATTCGATGTACCTCGGAGAGACCCAGATAGTGGATGCGACCGGCAATGTTCTGGCTCGCCGCACTCGCGAGGAGGGCGAAGGGGTAATCACTGCCGAGATCCAGCCGGGCAAAGTGTCAGCGACCGAGGAAATCCCCGATCGCTTCTGGATTCCGGATCTGCCGCTGCAAATCCGCTTTGCCTGGTTCTATCAAAATCTCCATGGGCGTCGCTATTACAGAAAGATGAAAGCAGCGGGCATGCTCGGTGTCGCACCGTTAAGCAGGCAAGAGCAGGCCGCCGCGCATTAG
- a CDS encoding alpha/beta hydrolase, with amino-acid sequence MVKEKIKQTVDVKISPKITLPGILDLPKETESLVIFAHGSGSSRFSPRNSFVAHELQESGIGTLLFDLLTEEEDLVYENRFNIDLIADRLIKTTQWLNEQGELRDLVKGYFGASTGAAAALQAAAALRSEIMAVVSRGGRPDLAMEYLPRVEAPTLLIVGERDRTVIELNMQALARLKCTKELAVITGASHLFEEAGTLEEVSRAAAGWFKRYLAGKIAAA; translated from the coding sequence ATGGTAAAGGAAAAAATCAAACAGACGGTCGATGTCAAAATCAGTCCCAAGATAACGCTTCCAGGCATTCTGGATTTGCCGAAGGAGACCGAGAGTCTGGTGATTTTCGCTCATGGCAGCGGGAGCAGCCGCTTCAGCCCGCGCAACTCGTTCGTTGCGCACGAGCTGCAGGAGAGCGGCATCGGAACGCTCCTGTTCGACCTGCTGACGGAGGAGGAAGACCTGGTCTATGAGAACCGATTCAATATCGACTTGATCGCCGACCGGTTGATCAAGACGACGCAATGGTTGAACGAGCAAGGCGAATTGCGGGATTTAGTGAAAGGATACTTCGGCGCGAGTACGGGCGCGGCCGCGGCGTTGCAGGCGGCTGCAGCACTGAGATCGGAGATTATGGCGGTGGTCTCGCGCGGCGGCAGGCCCGATCTGGCGATGGAGTATCTTCCGCGCGTGGAGGCGCCGACATTGCTGATTGTCGGCGAGAGAGATCGGACCGTCATTGAATTGAACATGCAGGCGCTCGCACGGCTGAAATGCACGAAGGAACTCGCGGTGATCACCGGCGCAAGCCATCTCTTTGAGGAGGCTGGAACGCTCGAGGAGGTCTCGCGAGCAGCCGCGGGCTGGTTCAAAAGATATCTTGCGGGCAAAATCGCGGCTGCGTGA
- a CDS encoding fucose isomerase, whose translation MNGKRFRLGYAPTRRVTFSKEEAGKYRKLILKKLKSFGIDVVDIDWLNDEGLLFNLDQVNDVFKKFRHEYVDAVFVPHCNFGSEDAVAKLGKMLGVPLLLWGPRDDAPSPDGLRLRDTQCGLFATSKVLRRMNVPFTYIVNSRLDEPVFERGFRTFVSAASAANAFRRMRIGQVAPRPGAFWTMMYNEGELLERFGIEVAPVALSEMADRARAIVKDHRKAVVNEVKSIKAAVDTTDCSEEALQAMVGLKRVLKEWAKERELNAIALQCWNAMQPALGIVPCFINGLLTAEGLPVTCETDVHGAVTALLLQAAARMEQSVFFADLTVRHPENDNAELLWHCGNFPLALKDKKSPTLACSGHYIMEGNYPGCGEFRLKEGPVTVARFDGDHGEYSLLIGEGKTVAGPLSRGTYVWFETGDWPLWEERIIRGPYVHHVAGVHGNHAAALYEACRYIPGLTPDPIEPSEREIQKWLRGGD comes from the coding sequence ATGAACGGCAAGAGATTCAGGCTCGGGTATGCGCCGACGCGCCGGGTCACTTTCAGCAAGGAAGAAGCCGGCAAATATCGGAAATTGATTCTGAAGAAGCTCAAGTCATTCGGCATCGATGTTGTGGATATCGACTGGTTGAACGACGAGGGGCTCCTTTTCAATCTTGATCAGGTGAACGATGTTTTCAAGAAGTTCCGGCATGAATACGTGGATGCCGTTTTCGTGCCGCACTGCAATTTCGGTTCCGAGGATGCCGTCGCGAAATTGGGCAAGATGCTCGGGGTTCCGCTGCTGTTATGGGGACCGCGAGATGATGCGCCCAGCCCCGACGGCCTGCGCCTGCGCGATACTCAGTGCGGCTTGTTCGCCACGAGCAAGGTGCTGCGCCGAATGAACGTCCCCTTCACCTATATCGTAAACAGTCGTCTCGATGAGCCGGTCTTCGAGAGGGGGTTTCGCACCTTCGTTTCCGCCGCCTCCGCCGCGAACGCATTCCGGCGCATGCGCATCGGGCAGGTTGCGCCCCGGCCGGGCGCTTTCTGGACGATGATGTATAACGAGGGCGAGCTTCTCGAGCGGTTCGGCATCGAGGTGGCGCCCGTGGCGCTTTCCGAGATGGCTGATCGCGCTCGCGCTATCGTGAAAGATCATCGGAAAGCGGTTGTCAACGAGGTCAAATCGATCAAGGCGGCCGTCGATACAACCGATTGCTCGGAAGAAGCGCTCCAGGCGATGGTCGGTCTCAAGAGGGTGCTGAAGGAATGGGCAAAGGAGCGCGAACTAAACGCGATCGCGCTCCAATGTTGGAACGCGATGCAGCCGGCGCTCGGGATCGTTCCCTGTTTCATCAATGGCCTCTTGACGGCGGAGGGCTTGCCGGTAACCTGCGAAACCGACGTGCACGGTGCGGTGACGGCTTTGTTGCTTCAGGCGGCGGCGAGAATGGAGCAATCCGTTTTCTTTGCCGATCTCACCGTTCGCCACCCCGAGAACGACAATGCGGAACTGCTCTGGCATTGCGGCAACTTCCCGCTCGCTCTCAAGGACAAGAAGAGCCCGACTCTTGCGTGCAGCGGCCACTACATCATGGAAGGCAACTATCCCGGCTGCGGCGAATTCAGGTTGAAAGAAGGCCCGGTCACGGTCGCCCGATTCGACGGCGACCACGGCGAGTACTCGCTCCTGATCGGCGAGGGCAAAACGGTCGCCGGCCCCTTGAGCCGAGGCACGTATGTCTGGTTTGAGACGGGCGATTGGCCGCTCTGGGAAGAGCGCATCATTCGGGGGCCGTACGTTCATCACGTTGCCGGCGTCCATGGCAATCATGCCGCCGCTCTGTATGAGGCCTGCCGGTATATCCCCGGCCTCACTCCCGATCCCATAGAACCATCGGAGAGAGAAATACAGAAGTGGCTGCGCGGCGGCGACTGA
- a CDS encoding EthD family reductase — MIKIVYCIRRRPELSIEEFRKYWLETHARFGKNIPGVKRYIQVHAIGGELQQMLAAGHPAGRNEPYDGVAELWFEEEDLLKLGGTEGALAAVRDEANFIDFDRSCIFLATEHIIKG; from the coding sequence ATGATTAAGATAGTCTATTGCATTCGCCGCAGGCCCGAATTATCCATCGAAGAATTCCGGAAATATTGGCTGGAGACGCATGCCCGCTTCGGAAAGAACATTCCGGGCGTCAAGCGCTACATTCAGGTGCACGCGATCGGGGGAGAACTGCAGCAAATGCTGGCTGCGGGGCATCCAGCCGGGAGAAACGAGCCGTATGACGGCGTGGCCGAACTCTGGTTCGAAGAGGAGGATCTGCTCAAGCTCGGGGGTACGGAGGGCGCGCTTGCGGCAGTCCGCGACGAGGCCAACTTCATCGACTTCGATCGCTCCTGCATCTTTCTGGCGACCGAGCACATCATCAAGGGATGA
- a CDS encoding 3-hydroxyacyl-CoA dehydrogenase family protein, with translation MKIEDIKNISVIGAGNMGHQISLLCAIHGYKTTCTDIYEEVLKKAEKFADTYLPGRVKKGKMTEEQAKQARANISFTPNLKDAVKDADYVIEAAVEVLTVKRKVFADLDKLAPAHAILATNSSAIVSSKIADATKRPDKVVNLHFFNPALVMKLVEVVKGPHVSDETAQISMDLCAKLEKVGILIKKEVDGFVVNRILGAITRESLWMLEMGVASAEDIDKACVYGAGHPMGPFRLMDLIGIDLQYTMDIERFKRTGDPAQLPYPSVVDKYVKGNYGEKTGKGWYEYPAK, from the coding sequence ATGAAGATTGAGGACATCAAGAATATCTCTGTGATCGGCGCGGGCAACATGGGACATCAGATTTCGCTCCTGTGCGCGATCCATGGCTATAAGACCACGTGCACGGACATTTATGAGGAAGTCCTGAAGAAGGCGGAAAAATTTGCGGATACGTATCTGCCCGGGCGGGTGAAGAAGGGGAAGATGACCGAAGAGCAGGCGAAGCAGGCGCGCGCCAATATCTCTTTTACCCCGAACCTGAAGGATGCCGTCAAAGACGCGGATTACGTGATTGAGGCCGCCGTCGAGGTCCTGACCGTAAAGCGCAAAGTGTTTGCCGATCTCGATAAGCTGGCGCCGGCGCATGCAATCTTGGCAACCAACAGCTCGGCCATTGTGAGCTCCAAAATCGCCGACGCAACGAAGCGCCCTGACAAGGTGGTGAACCTGCATTTCTTTAATCCGGCGTTGGTGATGAAACTGGTCGAGGTTGTGAAGGGGCCGCACGTATCGGATGAGACCGCGCAGATTTCGATGGACCTGTGCGCCAAACTCGAAAAGGTCGGCATTCTCATTAAGAAGGAAGTCGACGGGTTTGTCGTCAACCGGATTCTCGGCGCGATCACGAGAGAATCATTATGGATGCTCGAGATGGGCGTCGCCTCCGCCGAGGACATCGACAAGGCCTGCGTATACGGCGCCGGCCATCCGATGGGGCCGTTCCGGTTGATGGACCTGATCGGGATCGACCTGCAATACACAATGGACATCGAGCGCTTCAAGCGGACGGGCGACCCGGCTCAACTGCCGTATCCGAGCGTAGTCGACAAGTACGTCAAAGGCAACTACGGCGAGAAAACCGGTAAAGGCTGGTATGAATACCCGGCGAAGTGA
- a CDS encoding long-chain-fatty-acid--CoA ligase: protein MEMRTYPEFSKNYPLLLTTFMKRPVRMYPDEVGVVYRNADTGQIFRFTWREWYERTCKLAHALRNILRIEGGEPGRPGQRVATMAFNHHRHLELYYAVPCTGAVLHPINIRLSLEHIIHTIRHSEDQIIFFDDFMLSPLERIYDRIKDVVRAFVYMSDKTGKPSTKIEPLYEYEEMIAAQPEAFDWPYLHEDTFATLCYTTATTGLPKGVLFTHRQLYLQSLHTMLGRSWNSDPRSTHLGECAVTMLNTPLFHIHGWGAPFMCAFGSHKMVLPGKFTVDGFCKLVESEKVTTTGVVPTMLAMLVEYPEISKYDLSSLKNVSVGGAALPLGLKKKAEKTIPGFNAASGYGMTETAPTTITAFVKKIHANLSSEELDQIRVKTGVALPGLEVEVVNEKGAPVPHDNETIGEIVMRGPWVMEQYYKDPQKTADVWRGGWFHTGDVAKVDPDGYITIADRLSDMIRSGAEMVPTVLLENLTATADFVLEAVYVGVPDPVWGERPMAIIKLVPGAQKTERDIIAFLEVEGVEKGKITKWMLPDYILITDNIPKTSVGKFDKRTIKNRLSEFLASAKKSYKGT from the coding sequence TTGGAAATGCGCACGTATCCGGAATTCAGCAAGAATTATCCGCTGCTGCTGACGACATTCATGAAGAGGCCGGTCCGCATGTATCCGGATGAAGTCGGCGTGGTCTACCGCAATGCCGATACGGGCCAAATTTTCCGTTTCACCTGGAGAGAATGGTACGAGCGCACCTGCAAACTGGCTCATGCCCTGCGGAACATTTTGCGAATTGAGGGAGGAGAGCCGGGACGTCCGGGCCAGCGCGTCGCCACGATGGCCTTCAACCATCACCGCCACCTCGAATTATATTATGCCGTGCCATGCACCGGCGCTGTGCTTCACCCGATCAATATCCGCCTTTCGCTCGAACACATCATTCACACCATCAGGCATTCCGAAGACCAGATCATTTTTTTCGACGATTTCATGCTGTCGCCGCTTGAACGCATCTACGACCGCATCAAGGACGTCGTGCGCGCGTTCGTTTATATGTCGGACAAAACGGGAAAGCCTTCAACCAAAATCGAGCCGCTGTATGAGTATGAGGAAATGATTGCAGCCCAGCCGGAAGCTTTCGATTGGCCGTATCTCCATGAGGATACTTTCGCCACGCTCTGCTATACGACCGCCACGACGGGCTTGCCGAAGGGTGTGCTGTTTACGCACCGGCAGTTGTATCTCCAGTCGCTGCACACGATGCTTGGCCGCAGTTGGAACTCCGACCCAAGGAGCACGCACCTCGGAGAGTGTGCCGTAACGATGCTGAACACGCCGCTGTTTCATATCCATGGGTGGGGCGCTCCGTTCATGTGCGCGTTCGGCTCGCATAAGATGGTGTTGCCGGGAAAATTTACCGTCGACGGGTTCTGCAAGCTGGTCGAGTCGGAGAAGGTGACAACGACCGGCGTCGTGCCGACGATGCTGGCGATGCTGGTGGAGTACCCGGAAATCTCGAAGTACGATCTGAGCAGCCTGAAAAACGTGAGCGTCGGCGGAGCGGCGTTGCCGCTGGGATTGAAGAAGAAGGCGGAAAAAACGATTCCGGGTTTCAATGCGGCCTCCGGCTACGGCATGACGGAGACAGCGCCTACGACGATCACCGCGTTTGTCAAGAAAATACATGCGAACCTCTCGAGCGAGGAACTCGATCAGATCAGGGTAAAGACGGGAGTGGCGCTTCCCGGTCTTGAGGTAGAGGTGGTTAATGAAAAAGGAGCGCCTGTTCCGCACGATAATGAAACGATCGGCGAGATCGTGATGCGGGGGCCGTGGGTGATGGAACAGTATTACAAGGATCCGCAGAAAACGGCCGACGTCTGGCGCGGAGGCTGGTTTCATACCGGCGACGTCGCCAAGGTGGACCCCGATGGATACATCACCATCGCCGACAGGCTGTCCGACATGATCCGCAGCGGCGCGGAGATGGTGCCGACCGTGCTGCTTGAGAACCTGACCGCCACCGCCGATTTCGTGCTCGAAGCGGTATATGTGGGGGTTCCCGATCCGGTCTGGGGCGAGCGTCCGATGGCCATCATCAAGCTTGTTCCCGGCGCGCAAAAGACCGAGCGGGATATCATCGCTTTTCTTGAGGTCGAGGGGGTCGAGAAGGGTAAAATCACCAAGTGGATGCTGCCCGATTATATTCTTATCACCGACAATATTCCGAAGACCAGCGTCGGTAAATTCGACAAGCGGACCATCAAGAATCGTCTCTCCGAATTCCTCGCGTCAGCAAAGAAATCATATAAGGGGACATAA
- the lpdA gene encoding dihydrolipoyl dehydrogenase, with product MAKFDITIIGGGTGGYVSAIRAAQLGAHVALIERDEVGGTCLLRGCIPTKAFLATADVLARTKEAEKFGVEVSDVRLAYPKALERKNAIVQKLVGGIHSLLKAHKVEYVQGEGRLLGDGRVGVTLPQGQAKGESGKIIVATGSQAMRPAMFKVDGVNVITSTEALDLKEVPKSIMIIGGAYVGCEFASMFRDFGSEVTIIELLPQLIPTEEREVSQTLKSEFKKRGIKILTGAKITNMDVSDGKVKAATEGGEVIEAEKALVAVGRSVVSEGIGLDDAGVDHDERGAILVNDKMETSAPGIYAVGDVLGKVMLAHVASMQGTVAVANALGGDRTFSYDAIPYCVYTRPEIASVGLKENDAKEAGFEVETGKFRFTALGKAMIIEDTTGFVKVVADKKTEKVLGASMIGPNVTDIIHELVLAVHAGITVEQLAEMIHAHPTLSESIHEADEAVRKQAIHMISR from the coding sequence ATGGCGAAATTCGATATCACGATTATTGGAGGCGGCACCGGCGGTTACGTTTCCGCGATCAGGGCGGCCCAACTCGGCGCACATGTAGCGCTTATCGAGCGAGATGAAGTCGGCGGCACCTGCCTGCTCAGGGGGTGCATTCCAACAAAAGCTTTTTTGGCGACCGCCGATGTATTGGCCAGGACGAAGGAGGCGGAAAAATTCGGCGTGGAGGTATCCGACGTCAGGCTCGCTTACCCGAAGGCGCTCGAACGCAAGAACGCGATTGTCCAGAAACTCGTCGGCGGAATCCATAGCCTATTGAAGGCTCACAAAGTCGAGTACGTGCAGGGCGAGGGGAGATTACTTGGCGACGGCCGCGTCGGCGTCACACTGCCGCAGGGACAGGCGAAGGGCGAGAGCGGCAAGATTATCGTTGCGACCGGCTCGCAGGCAATGCGGCCGGCGATGTTCAAGGTGGATGGCGTCAATGTGATAACGAGCACCGAGGCGCTCGACCTGAAAGAGGTTCCCAAGTCGATCATGATCATTGGCGGCGCCTACGTCGGCTGCGAGTTCGCAAGCATGTTTCGCGATTTCGGTTCGGAAGTGACTATTATCGAACTGCTTCCGCAGCTTATTCCCACCGAAGAACGCGAGGTCTCGCAGACACTGAAAAGCGAGTTCAAGAAACGCGGCATCAAGATTCTGACGGGCGCCAAAATCACGAATATGGACGTGTCCGACGGCAAGGTGAAGGCCGCGACAGAGGGCGGCGAAGTCATCGAGGCCGAGAAGGCGCTGGTCGCAGTCGGCAGGTCGGTCGTATCCGAAGGGATCGGGCTCGACGATGCCGGCGTGGACCATGACGAACGCGGCGCTATCCTGGTCAACGACAAGATGGAGACGAGCGCGCCCGGCATTTACGCTGTCGGCGACGTTCTGGGAAAAGTGATGCTCGCGCACGTCGCGAGCATGCAGGGAACAGTGGCGGTCGCCAACGCTCTTGGCGGGGACCGGACATTTTCATATGATGCCATCCCGTACTGCGTGTATACCCGGCCGGAGATCGCCAGTGTCGGCCTGAAGGAAAATGATGCGAAGGAGGCCGGTTTTGAGGTGGAAACCGGCAAATTCCGATTCACTGCGCTGGGCAAGGCGATGATTATCGAGGATACCACCGGTTTTGTGAAGGTTGTCGCGGACAAGAAGACCGAGAAGGTGCTTGGCGCCAGCATGATCGGCCCGAATGTGACCGACATCATTCATGAGCTGGTGCTCGCCGTACACGCTGGAATCACGGTCGAACAGCTCGCGGAAATGATTCACGCGCATCCCACCCTCTCCGAGAGCATTCATGAGGCCGACGAAGCCGTTCGCAAACAGGCGATTCACATGATAAGCCGGTAA
- a CDS encoding TIGR04290 family methyltransferase, translating to MPTLEAYYQNPRTPIEHEIAALGPWFHNLHLPGGIQTAPQHPLGDFPAYKWQPLAPYLPDDLSGCHALDVGCNAGFYSFQLARRGATVLGIDIDHHYLRQAQWAAEKFELQRQVSFEYMQVYEIARLKEDFDVVWFMGVFYHLRYPLLALDILSRKTKKMLVFQTLTMPEEEVYTPPPDIGIHQRELMLQPGWPKMAFIEFQLNGDPTNWWAPNRAAVEAILRSCGLEILHRPAHETYICRPGKGGPSRSENFIAEEMRSALGVKPSAST from the coding sequence ATGCCCACGCTTGAAGCATATTACCAGAACCCGCGCACCCCGATCGAGCATGAGATCGCCGCGCTCGGGCCGTGGTTCCATAACCTTCACCTGCCCGGCGGCATCCAGACGGCTCCGCAGCATCCCCTGGGTGATTTTCCTGCCTATAAGTGGCAGCCGCTGGCGCCGTACCTGCCAGACGATCTCTCGGGCTGCCATGCACTTGATGTCGGCTGCAACGCCGGCTTCTATTCGTTTCAGCTCGCACGGCGTGGTGCGACAGTGCTTGGGATTGACATCGACCATCACTATCTCCGGCAGGCGCAGTGGGCGGCTGAAAAATTCGAGCTTCAGAGGCAGGTTTCTTTTGAATACATGCAGGTCTACGAGATAGCGCGGCTCAAAGAGGATTTCGACGTCGTGTGGTTCATGGGCGTTTTTTATCATCTCCGCTACCCCCTGCTGGCGCTGGATATCCTTTCCCGGAAGACAAAGAAGATGCTGGTGTTCCAGACGCTGACAATGCCGGAGGAAGAAGTTTATACGCCTCCGCCGGATATCGGCATTCATCAGCGAGAGCTGATGCTGCAGCCCGGCTGGCCGAAGATGGCTTTCATTGAGTTTCAACTTAACGGCGACCCCACGAACTGGTGGGCGCCCAATAGGGCGGCGGTGGAGGCGATTTTGCGTTCCTGCGGCCTCGAGATCCTTCATCGGCCCGCTCATGAAACCTATATCTGCCGGCCGGGAAAGGGCGGTCCTTCGCGCTCTGAGAATTTCATTGCAGAAGAAATGCGTTCCGCCCTCGGCGTCAAACCATCAGCCTCGACTTGA
- a CDS encoding acyl-CoA dehydrogenase, whose amino-acid sequence MEDRLEDLKCKTRDFVETEIEPFSAEIEETDAIPQALAQKIAASGLHGMAVPKEYGGMGLNVLEACVVMEELSRVNQAVVRFIGGSITGLAQFGSEHLKNKYFPRIARGEARADFALSEPEAGSDAAAIKTRAERRGDLYYLNGVKHMISNGSVNNLHLVFAVTDPQKGARGGISAFVVERTFPGFSVAAVQPKMGLRGMPIARLHFDECQVPQENLVGEEGQGFLVAMGGLDAGRLQFIGAVAVGASQKLLELSIERARSRQQFGKPIGEFQAIQWMLADMATEVHAARLMVHDAARRLDRGETITLQSSMVKVFASETAWRVADKALQIHGAEGLLKGSPIERFYRDARLGRIWDGTCEIQRHIISRTLLRNSGT is encoded by the coding sequence GTGGAGGATCGACTCGAAGATTTGAAGTGCAAAACCCGCGATTTTGTCGAGACGGAGATCGAGCCTTTCTCGGCTGAGATAGAGGAGACCGACGCAATCCCTCAGGCGCTTGCCCAAAAAATCGCCGCCTCAGGCTTGCACGGGATGGCGGTCCCGAAAGAATACGGCGGCATGGGCCTCAACGTCCTCGAGGCATGCGTGGTGATGGAGGAGCTTTCGCGCGTCAACCAGGCGGTCGTGCGCTTTATCGGCGGCTCGATCACCGGGCTGGCGCAATTCGGGTCGGAACACCTCAAAAACAAATATTTTCCCCGCATCGCGCGCGGCGAGGCCAGAGCCGATTTCGCGCTCAGCGAGCCCGAGGCCGGCAGCGATGCCGCCGCAATCAAGACACGGGCCGAACGGAGAGGAGATTTATATTACCTGAACGGCGTCAAACATATGATCTCCAACGGCAGCGTGAACAATCTGCATCTGGTTTTTGCGGTTACAGACCCGCAGAAAGGCGCGCGCGGCGGCATCAGCGCCTTCGTCGTGGAAAGAACGTTCCCCGGATTCTCGGTGGCCGCGGTCCAGCCGAAAATGGGGTTACGAGGAATGCCGATAGCACGCCTTCATTTCGACGAGTGCCAGGTGCCGCAAGAAAACCTCGTCGGCGAGGAGGGGCAGGGGTTTCTTGTCGCGATGGGCGGTCTCGACGCCGGACGGCTCCAATTCATCGGGGCGGTCGCCGTCGGCGCCTCACAGAAACTGCTCGAGCTTTCAATCGAGCGCGCTCGCTCGCGCCAACAGTTCGGCAAACCGATCGGCGAATTTCAGGCGATTCAGTGGATGTTAGCGGACATGGCGACCGAAGTCCACGCCGCCCGCCTGATGGTGCACGATGCCGCCCGGAGGCTTGACCGCGGCGAGACGATCACGCTGCAGTCGTCGATGGTGAAAGTGTTTGCTTCGGAAACGGCCTGGCGGGTGGCCGATAAGGCCCTTCAGATTCACGGGGCGGAAGGCCTGCTGAAAGGCTCGCCCATCGAGCGGTTCTATCGCGACGCGCGGCTCGGCCGCATCTGGGACGGCACGTGCGAAATCCAGCGCCACATCATCTCGCGCACGCTGCTGAGAAATTCAGGGACATGA
- a CDS encoding pyridine nucleotide-disulfide oxidoreductase: MARHLVLVGAGHAHLAVLKAGAEFAARGHRVTLITPAPYFYYSGMGPGMLSGRYSPPEVRFHVKKMAEDRKIAVLIDSVVQIDANRNLIICASGSRVEYDVVSFNVGSFVPQTTLAEPHPNVFSVKPVENLFQARRRLLELPQKEPRILVAGGGPAGFEIACNLAMLFRVERRSAQIVLAAGEMLLPRIPPRGRRLARRILAERGIELREGPLVRRLEREEAHLDTGEVMKHDVVFLAIGIKPSDLFRQSGLETGPDGGLMVNRFLQSTRYSNMFGAGDCIYFQPRPLDKVGVYAVREAPVLCRNLLAALEGRELLAFRPQHNYLLIFNLGDGKGLLWRKNYAINGRLPFLLKERLDRGFMRRYQVSGERDQ; the protein is encoded by the coding sequence ATGGCAAGACATCTCGTTCTGGTCGGCGCCGGTCATGCGCATCTGGCAGTGCTCAAGGCCGGGGCCGAATTTGCCGCGAGGGGCCACCGCGTAACGCTCATAACTCCCGCGCCCTATTTCTATTATTCCGGCATGGGACCGGGGATGCTCTCCGGAAGATACTCGCCGCCTGAGGTGCGTTTTCACGTAAAGAAGATGGCCGAGGATCGGAAGATAGCGGTCCTCATTGATTCGGTCGTTCAGATTGATGCTAACCGGAATCTGATCATTTGCGCATCGGGCTCTCGAGTAGAATATGATGTTGTTTCCTTCAATGTCGGAAGCTTTGTGCCTCAGACAACGCTTGCTGAGCCCCATCCGAATGTTTTTTCCGTGAAGCCGGTAGAGAACCTTTTTCAGGCTCGGCGCCGGTTGCTGGAGTTGCCTCAGAAAGAACCCCGAATCCTGGTCGCGGGTGGCGGACCTGCCGGCTTTGAGATTGCATGCAATCTTGCGATGCTTTTCCGAGTGGAGCGCCGCTCCGCTCAGATCGTATTGGCAGCGGGCGAAATGCTTCTGCCGCGCATACCTCCAAGGGGGCGCCGCCTCGCGAGGCGCATCTTGGCCGAGCGCGGCATCGAGCTGCGCGAGGGGCCGCTGGTCCGGCGACTCGAGCGGGAAGAGGCGCATCTGGACACAGGGGAAGTAATGAAGCACGACGTCGTATTTTTGGCCATAGGAATAAAACCATCCGACTTGTTCCGGCAATCGGGACTCGAGACCGGGCCGGACGGCGGCTTGATGGTCAACCGGTTTCTTCAGAGCACGCGGTACTCGAACATGTTTGGGGCCGGTGACTGCATCTACTTTCAACCGCGCCCGCTTGATAAGGTCGGCGTATATGCGGTCCGCGAGGCGCCTGTCCTGTGCCGCAACCTGCTGGCCGCACTCGAAGGACGCGAGCTTTTGGCTTTCCGGCCGCAACATAATTACCTGTTGATTTTCAATCTCGGCGACGGCAAGGGACTTTTGTGGAGAAAAAATTATGCGATCAACGGCAGGCTGCCCTTTCTCCTGAAAGAACGGCTGGATAGAGGATTCATGAGGAGATATCAGGTCTCGGGCGAACGTGATCAATGA